The following coding sequences lie in one Zingiber officinale cultivar Zhangliang chromosome 2B, Zo_v1.1, whole genome shotgun sequence genomic window:
- the LOC122045007 gene encoding WRKY transcription factor WRKY24-like: MTSSTGSLDASANSTSASAFSFSPTYSSFTDLLAGDGGGVRSTGGDFGGVPKFKSAPPPSLPISRPPVSPSSYFSIPAGLSPAELLDSPVLLSSSHILPSPTTGTFPAQALNSRFSLANSQFGNRLESRSSSDFSFHTNTNPQSYQIPPYQNSLAAISAGKNSELSSMKPSIKVEAVAPTQANSQTSNGSTEIQPSLPIQNQRRLDDGYNWRKYGQKQVKGSENPRSYYKCSYPGCPMKKKVERALDGQITEIVYKGTHNHPKPQSTRRNSAAVAQAVQGAVPSEASENSFGVRSGMPIDSVQTPDDSSVSFGDDEIDMSSQKSNQGGDDFDEDEPDSKRWKGDGETEGLSAPGNRTVREPRVVVQTQSDIDILDDGYRWRKYGQKVVKGNPNPRSYYKCTTVGCPVRKHVERASHDMRSVITTYEGKHNHDIPAARGSGAHLLTRPQPDNNGIGMAIRPSAMANHVNQIASSNIFNGRLNAAGSFGFSGYQNSINPINLQQSARMGNFFTETKEEPNEDLSIDSFLN; encoded by the exons ATGACTTCGTCCACCGGCAGTTTGGACGCCTCGGCTAACTCCACGTCTGCGTCGGCGTTCTCCTTCTCGCCGACCTACTCCTCCTTCACCGATCTTCTCGCTGGAGACGGCGGAGGCGTTCGGTCGACGGGCGGAGACTTCGGAGGAGTGCCCAAGTTTAAGTCGGCGCCGCCTCCCTCACTACCTATCTCCCGACCTCCGGTCTCTCCTTCTTCATACTTCTCCATCCCCGCTGGGCTCAGCCCCGCCGAACTCCTCGACTCCCCTgttcttctctcttcttctcaT ATCTTGCCATCTCCAACTACTGGGACTTTTCCAGCACAGGCTTTGAATTCCAGATTCTCCTTAGCTAATTCTCAATTTGGGAACAGACTTGAAAGCAGATCCTCCTCTGACTTCTCCTTCCATACCAACACAAATCCCCAAAGTTATCAGATACCTCCTTACCAGAATTCCTTGGCTGCAATTTCAGCG GGCAAAAACTCTGAGCTATCTTCCATGAAACCCAGCATCAAAGTTGAAGCTGTAGCTCCAACTCAGGCAAACTCCCAGACCAGCAATGGCAGTACCGAAATCCAACCTTCCCTTCCCATTCAAAATCAGAGGAGGTTGGATGATGGATACAACTGGAGAAAGTATGGCCAGAAACAGGTCAAAGGAAGTGAAAATCCGAGGAGCTACTACAAGTGCTCTTACCCTGGTTGCCCCATGAAGAAGAAGGTAGAGAGAGCCTTGGACGGGCAGATCACTGAGATTGTGTACAAGGGGACTCATAATCACCCAAAGCCTCAGTCCACCAGGAGGAACTCAGCTGCTGTAGCTCAAGCAGTCCAGGGTGCTGTGCCTTCTGAAGCTTCTGAGAACTCCTTTGGTGTGCGGTCGGGCATGCCTATTGATTCAGTTCAAACACCGGATGATTCATCAGTGTCTTTTGGCGATGACGAGATTGATATGAGCTCTCAGAAGAGTAACCAGGGTGGAGATGACTTCGACGAAGATGAGCCTGATTCCAAGCGATG GAAGGGAGATGGTGAGACTGAAGGGTTGTCAGCTCCTGGAAATAGAACTGTTAGAGAGCCAAGAGTGGTTGTTCAGACGCAAAGCGACATCGACATCCTTGACGATGGGTATCGCTGGAGGAAGTATGGGCAGAAAGTGGTGAAAGGGAATCCAAATCCAAG GAGTTACTACAAATGCACCACCGTGGGTTGCCCGGTGAGGAAACATGTGGAGAGAGCATCCCATGATATGAGATCAGTTATCACTACCTACGAAGGCAAGCACAACCATGATATCCCTGCAGCTAGAGGAAGTGGCGCGCACCTACTTACCAGGCCTCAGCCAGACAACAATGGCATCGGAATGGCCATTCGCCCGTCAGCCATGGCGAATCACGTCAACCAGATTGCTTCCAGCAACATCTTCAACGGAAGACTCAATGCTGCTGGGAGTTTTGGTTTCTCAGGTTATCAAAATTCAATCAACCCTATCAATCTACAACAATCTGCGCGCATGGGTAACTTTTTCACTGAAACTAAAGAAGAACCAAATGAAGACTTGTCCATCGATTCATTTCTAAATTAA